The proteins below are encoded in one region of Streptomyces ficellus:
- a CDS encoding 2OG-Fe dioxygenase family protein codes for MTTATAPLAAPAFAVPAHPVALDAVRALAGPGGHLMPSAALSALAGVDADDWTRFAAHWDELTLDTYMADGGTYRYRRYGQFELDAVTGELTRLPHAPYRQESDVNPLNGGIERVFDPLTESFAGDPLLRSVLTELGRVFSAVEEGATTTWNVKLHPYRINASADQQGQPAPEGRHRDGVTFITSLMIGRTNVTGGESGVYTDAGEHLLTTTLSEPGDLLLGDDRRTLHSVTPVQPADPALAAHRDVLVIAYTAR; via the coding sequence ATGACCACCGCCACCGCCCCCCTCGCCGCCCCTGCCTTCGCCGTCCCCGCCCACCCCGTCGCCCTCGACGCCGTCCGGGCGCTCGCCGGCCCGGGCGGCCACCTGATGCCCTCGGCCGCCCTCTCCGCCCTGGCCGGGGTGGACGCCGACGACTGGACCCGGTTCGCCGCGCACTGGGACGAGCTCACCCTCGACACGTACATGGCCGACGGCGGCACCTACCGCTACCGCCGCTACGGCCAGTTCGAGCTCGACGCGGTGACCGGTGAGCTGACCCGGCTGCCCCACGCGCCCTACCGCCAGGAGTCGGACGTCAACCCGCTCAACGGCGGCATCGAGCGCGTCTTCGACCCGCTGACCGAGTCGTTCGCCGGTGACCCGCTGCTGCGTTCCGTGCTCACCGAACTGGGCCGGGTCTTCTCGGCGGTGGAGGAGGGGGCCACCACCACCTGGAACGTGAAGCTGCACCCGTACCGCATCAACGCCTCCGCCGACCAGCAGGGGCAGCCCGCGCCCGAGGGCCGCCACCGCGACGGCGTCACCTTCATCACCTCGCTGATGATCGGGCGCACCAACGTCACCGGCGGCGAGAGCGGTGTCTACACGGACGCGGGCGAGCACCTGCTCACCACTACGCTGTCCGAGCCCGGCGACCTCCTGCTGGGCGACGACCGCCGCACCCTGCACTCGGTGACCCCGGTGCAGCCGGCGGACCCGGCTCTCGCCGCCCACCGTGACGTCCTGGTGATCGCCTACACGGCCCGCTGA
- a CDS encoding DMT family transporter, translating to MTATAARRAWLTDLPVLLVAVVWGSSYLAAKGVTTSQTVLAVLVLRFAVVLPVLVVTGRRRLRALSGAQIRGAGGLGLILAAIFVLETYGVVHTSATNAGLIISLTMIFTPIAESRMRGTRLSRSFVAAAGLSVLGVVLLTQGAGFSEPSVGDLLMLGAAVARTVHVLAMSRMRSVQGADAMSLTTVQLGGSVMVFALLCTVPGTGSTPWAAAAGFGAADWAWLLYLSVFCTLFAFFVQMWAVRRTSPSRVSLLLGTEPVWAAVVGIALAGDRPGWLGLVGVLLILAGTAWGRTAADATDTEGTTDTADAPALRPSVVQPAEPDGTHPGLESAGRP from the coding sequence ATGACCGCCACCGCGGCCCGCCGTGCCTGGCTGACCGATCTGCCCGTACTGCTGGTCGCGGTGGTCTGGGGTTCCAGCTACCTGGCCGCGAAGGGCGTCACCACGAGCCAGACCGTACTGGCCGTCCTGGTACTGCGGTTCGCCGTCGTCCTGCCCGTCCTGGTCGTGACCGGGCGGCGCAGGCTGCGCGCGCTGAGCGGCGCCCAGATACGCGGCGCGGGCGGGCTCGGGCTGATCCTGGCCGCGATCTTCGTGCTGGAGACGTACGGGGTCGTGCACACCTCGGCGACCAACGCCGGGCTCATCATCAGCCTCACCATGATCTTCACGCCGATCGCGGAGAGCCGGATGCGCGGTACGCGCCTGTCGCGCTCGTTCGTCGCGGCGGCCGGCCTCTCGGTGCTCGGCGTGGTGCTGCTGACGCAGGGCGCGGGCTTCAGCGAGCCGTCGGTCGGTGACCTGCTGATGCTGGGCGCGGCCGTCGCCCGCACCGTGCACGTCCTGGCGATGTCGCGGATGCGGTCGGTGCAGGGCGCGGACGCCATGTCGCTGACGACCGTGCAACTGGGCGGCTCGGTCATGGTGTTCGCCCTGCTGTGCACCGTGCCCGGGACGGGCTCCACGCCGTGGGCGGCCGCGGCCGGCTTCGGCGCCGCCGACTGGGCGTGGCTGCTCTACCTGTCGGTGTTCTGCACGCTGTTCGCCTTCTTCGTCCAGATGTGGGCCGTACGCCGCACCTCGCCGTCCCGCGTCAGCCTGCTGCTCGGCACGGAACCGGTGTGGGCCGCCGTGGTCGGCATCGCCCTGGCGGGCGACCGGCCGGGCTGGCTGGGGCTGGTGGGCGTGCTGCTGATCCTGGCGGGCACGGCCTGGGGCCGCACGGCGGCCGACGCGACGGACACCGAAGGCACGACGGACACCGCCGACGCCCCGGCGCTCCGGCCGTCAGTCGTCCAGCCAGCCGAGCCGGACGGCACACACCCCGGCCTGGAATCGGCTGGCCGCCCCTAG